Proteins from a single region of Murdochiella vaginalis:
- a CDS encoding MBL fold metallo-hydrolase: protein MPHTLTVQYLYNSGFTISYQDTFLVIDYWKGDLVLPTDKKILFIVTHAHADHYNPAIFSLPGSEQALYVLSEDVEHVEEQGKILQLSDSPAQTRARKIAYDPRRTYRADADSEFTFGGLSFKTFPSTDQGFSVLFTLHDVNFFHAGDLNAWKWPSFSEAEQKREVRDYLRILREVSVHPIDVGFGVVDPRLEENAMLGGAYFLKHLHPQIFFPMHFRDHPEITEEFHARYAGETSSVIQTISHAGERFVIQA, encoded by the coding sequence ATGCCCCACACGCTTACCGTACAGTATTTATATAACAGCGGCTTTACCATTTCGTATCAGGACACCTTCCTCGTCATCGATTATTGGAAGGGTGATTTGGTGTTGCCCACCGATAAAAAGATCCTGTTTATTGTTACCCATGCCCATGCGGATCACTACAATCCGGCCATTTTCTCTCTGCCCGGCAGTGAACAGGCGCTCTATGTGCTTTCGGAAGATGTAGAGCACGTCGAGGAGCAAGGAAAAATTCTGCAGCTCAGCGACAGTCCCGCACAAACGCGTGCACGCAAAATTGCCTATGATCCCCGGCGTACCTACCGTGCCGATGCGGATAGCGAATTTACCTTCGGTGGACTTTCCTTTAAAACCTTCCCTTCTACGGATCAAGGGTTTTCTGTATTATTTACGCTACACGATGTCAATTTTTTCCATGCCGGCGATTTAAACGCATGGAAATGGCCTTCTTTTTCGGAAGCGGAACAAAAACGGGAAGTACGGGATTATCTGCGCATTCTTCGGGAAGTGAGCGTCCACCCCATCGACGTCGGCTTCGGCGTGGTGGATCCGCGGTTGGAAGAAAACGCCATGCTCGGCGGAGCGTATTTTCTCAAGCATCTGCATCCGCAAATCTTCTTCCCCATGCATTTTCGCGATCATCCTGAAATCACCGAAGAATTTCATGCCCGCTATGCCGGCGAAACGAGCTCCGTCATTCAAACGATTTCGCACGCCGGCGAGCGCTTCGTGATTCAGGCATAG
- a CDS encoding glutamate--cysteine ligase produces MEKRLTEKEKIRCITDVIRGGYTARKHWQVGPEMEHFVFDRQSGKRVMYPGELGVEGILQAFMHHHPDWLATFEEGHLLALEKCGSSITLEPGAQLEFSLAPSESVLILQRRYQEMLDAMYEILDPLGYMLVAIGLDPFNAVDDIPLLPKSRYHMMDAYLRNTGDLARTMMRKSAALQVSLDIESDADFCRKYRVLTALSPILYTLFDSAAENEGRRITSYNARQEIWRRTDPARTGFVPDVFSPDFGVESYADWVLSAPLIFLPKDGKVVSTGNRPLRDLLDEARDEEELDRFVRHGMSIVFPDVRAKQVLEIRMMDAVSGPYTFGAMALLKGLLYNADTLDRLEERFTPMQADWVERGKNAGRDNGIQAYYHGDYFAHWGTTLCAMAREGLSEPEAALLAPLEKMWDNLDTPRLEIERAVEQEGWLAALRKQEVRHVLS; encoded by the coding sequence ATGGAAAAACGGCTGACAGAAAAAGAAAAAATACGGTGCATAACCGACGTGATTCGAGGCGGATATACGGCGCGCAAACATTGGCAAGTCGGACCGGAGATGGAACATTTTGTGTTTGACCGGCAAAGCGGAAAGCGCGTGATGTATCCGGGAGAACTCGGCGTAGAAGGCATTTTACAAGCCTTTATGCACCATCATCCGGATTGGCTTGCGACCTTTGAAGAAGGGCATCTTCTCGCCTTGGAAAAATGCGGCAGCAGCATTACCTTGGAACCCGGTGCGCAGCTGGAGTTTTCCCTGGCACCGTCCGAATCGGTTTTGATTTTGCAACGCCGCTACCAGGAAATGCTGGATGCGATGTATGAAATTTTGGATCCGCTGGGTTATATGCTGGTTGCCATTGGTCTGGATCCCTTTAATGCGGTGGACGATATTCCGCTTCTGCCCAAGTCCCGTTATCACATGATGGATGCCTATTTACGCAATACGGGGGATTTGGCGCGCACCATGATGCGAAAAAGCGCCGCGCTTCAGGTTTCTCTCGATATCGAAAGCGATGCGGACTTTTGCAGGAAGTACCGTGTCTTAACAGCCCTTTCTCCGATTCTGTATACACTTTTTGATTCTGCCGCAGAGAACGAGGGAAGACGGATTACGTCGTATAACGCGCGCCAGGAAATTTGGAGGCGTACGGATCCGGCACGTACCGGCTTTGTCCCGGATGTATTCTCACCGGATTTCGGAGTCGAAAGCTATGCGGATTGGGTGCTTTCCGCACCCCTGATTTTCCTGCCGAAAGACGGGAAGGTTGTCTCCACCGGGAATCGTCCGTTACGCGACCTTCTGGATGAGGCGAGGGATGAAGAGGAACTCGACCGTTTTGTGCGTCACGGCATGTCCATCGTATTTCCGGACGTCCGCGCCAAGCAGGTTTTGGAGATTCGCATGATGGATGCGGTATCCGGACCGTATACATTTGGCGCCATGGCGCTCCTCAAAGGACTGCTTTATAATGCGGACACGCTGGATCGCTTGGAAGAGCGCTTCACGCCGATGCAGGCGGACTGGGTGGAACGAGGAAAAAATGCCGGCCGGGATAACGGCATCCAAGCGTATTATCACGGGGATTATTTTGCGCATTGGGGAACGACACTTTGCGCCATGGCACGGGAAGGGTTGAGTGAACCGGAGGCAGCGCTGCTGGCACCGTTGGAGAAAATGTGGGACAACCTCGATACACCGCGCTTAGAAATCGAACGTGCGGTGGAGCAGGAAGGATGGCTTGCAGCATTGAGAAAGCAGGAAGTGCGTCATGTTTTATCCTGA
- the aroA gene encoding 3-phosphoshikimate 1-carboxyvinyltransferase produces MYYMIKPTSRLNGEVHIPGSKSQTARGLILGTLAEGTSHVLNPMLSLDSYDIAECCRRLGATVDTSNDNDWVITSPGLNGLHIPSSVLDVGNSGTGYYFLTTLAAMLHGKSVVTGDYQIAYRPIAPLLNAIREMGGKAISTRDNELAPLIIEGPIEGGHTVHLNGKNVQWGIGLMVCCPALKDTTTIVYDGVLGERPYANLTMDWMEAAGVHLENHDYKKFVIPGNQQYRPFTKRTACDWCSASYPMVAAAIMKEKCRIKLHGMDIHDFMGERHFVDWINQMGGHVEVLNEGKDGIIVEGGHTLHGIEIDCGDTPDAVPALAVLGCYAQGKMKLYNVAASRMKETDRTKTIAGELRKMGAKIDEEEDSITIYHSPLHGATIDGHQDHRIVMATSCAALGAEGHSFIDSVSHVGVSFPRFYEEMKGIGANILRLAEK; encoded by the coding sequence ATGTATTACATGATTAAACCTACCTCGCGTCTAAATGGTGAGGTGCATATTCCCGGCTCCAAAAGTCAGACTGCTCGCGGTCTCATTTTGGGAACTCTTGCCGAGGGAACCAGTCACGTTTTGAATCCGATGTTGAGCCTCGATAGCTATGATATTGCGGAGTGTTGCCGCCGTCTGGGTGCTACGGTAGATACCTCGAATGATAACGATTGGGTAATTACCAGCCCCGGCCTTAATGGACTGCATATTCCTTCCAGTGTATTGGATGTCGGAAATTCCGGTACGGGCTACTATTTTTTAACGACACTTGCTGCTATGCTCCACGGAAAGAGCGTCGTCACCGGTGATTATCAAATTGCCTATCGCCCCATTGCCCCACTCCTGAATGCCATTCGTGAAATGGGCGGAAAAGCGATTTCTACGCGGGACAATGAGTTAGCGCCCCTCATTATAGAAGGTCCTATTGAAGGTGGGCACACGGTCCATTTGAACGGTAAAAATGTGCAATGGGGCATTGGTCTCATGGTATGCTGCCCAGCGCTTAAAGATACCACGACTATCGTCTACGACGGGGTCCTTGGTGAGCGCCCTTATGCAAATCTAACTATGGACTGGATGGAGGCTGCCGGGGTTCATCTTGAAAATCACGATTATAAAAAATTCGTCATTCCCGGAAATCAACAGTATCGTCCTTTCACTAAGCGTACTGCCTGTGACTGGTGTTCCGCCAGTTATCCCATGGTTGCTGCTGCCATCATGAAGGAAAAATGTCGCATTAAGTTGCATGGCATGGACATCCATGACTTTATGGGTGAGCGTCATTTTGTGGACTGGATTAACCAAATGGGCGGCCATGTAGAAGTTCTTAACGAAGGCAAGGATGGGATCATTGTTGAGGGTGGGCATACTTTGCACGGTATCGAAATTGATTGTGGCGATACTCCAGATGCCGTGCCCGCTCTGGCTGTTCTCGGCTGCTATGCACAAGGCAAAATGAAACTTTATAATGTCGCAGCCAGCCGAATGAAAGAAACGGATCGAACGAAAACTATCGCCGGCGAGTTACGCAAAATGGGAGCGAAAATTGATGAAGAAGAAGACAGCATTACGATCTACCACTCTCCTCTTCATGGTGCTACCATCGACGGCCATCAGGATCATCGCATCGTCATGGCAACTTCCTGCGCTGCGCTTGGCGCAGAGGGACATAGCTTTATTGATTCGGTCTCGCATGTTGGGGTTTCTTTCCCGCGCTTCTATGAGGAAATGAAAGGTATTGGCGCCAACATCTTGCGTTTGGCTGAAAAGTAA
- a CDS encoding LysR family transcriptional regulator: MELSQLRYAVKLAETANYSKAANQLYITQPALSQQISALENEIGVKLFERTTRKVDLTEVGKEFVERAQSVLREMDELGRIVELRRREIRSSLSVGLLSTLSHLNIPEYIMGFRQHYPNIQIEIQIGWSSELITRVKTQELDAAVTNVYFSKDNEPDPRLNIIPYFEDTIAVVAARRSRVGSKAYLTMDDLSDIPVIGLDNKTSIRMQMNDIFSNMHRSPKIVCTCPDIDSLLGMVRANIGITFLSSGVARSYLRKDLVSIPLRPIYKTQTAMVTYKRNTSSYALRLFEDYFNGIVH, from the coding sequence ATGGAGTTATCTCAGCTTCGATATGCGGTGAAGTTAGCGGAGACTGCGAATTACTCCAAGGCCGCAAACCAACTTTATATTACGCAACCAGCACTATCACAACAGATTAGCGCATTAGAAAATGAGATCGGCGTAAAGCTTTTTGAACGAACTACAAGAAAGGTCGACCTCACAGAGGTCGGAAAAGAATTTGTTGAGCGGGCACAGTCTGTATTGCGAGAAATGGACGAATTGGGAAGAATTGTGGAGCTTCGCCGTCGCGAAATACGCAGTAGTCTATCCGTAGGGCTTCTCAGTACATTGTCTCATCTCAATATTCCTGAATATATCATGGGTTTTCGTCAACATTACCCCAATATTCAAATTGAGATTCAGATTGGCTGGAGTTCGGAATTAATTACGAGGGTAAAAACGCAGGAGTTGGATGCGGCGGTTACAAACGTTTATTTTTCTAAAGACAATGAGCCAGATCCACGCCTTAATATCATACCTTATTTTGAAGATACGATTGCTGTAGTAGCCGCTCGTCGTTCCCGTGTTGGTAGTAAGGCATATTTGACTATGGATGACCTCAGTGACATACCGGTTATTGGGCTTGACAACAAGACGAGCATTCGCATGCAGATGAATGACATTTTTTCAAATATGCACCGGTCGCCGAAGATCGTCTGTACTTGTCCGGATATAGATAGCCTATTGGGAATGGTGCGGGCTAACATAGGCATTACATTTTTATCTTCCGGTGTAGCACGATCATATTTGCGGAAAGACCTCGTCAGCATTCCTCTTCGCCCAATATATAAAACACAAACGGCAATGGTCACGTATAAAAGAAACACCTCTTCCTATGCCTTGCGTCTGTTTGAAGACTATTTTAATGGCATAGTTCATTAA
- a CDS encoding HAD family phosphatase, translated as MLKYLFIDFDGVITDTEKEVYRLMREWILEHTGHALTLEEYAIAAGAWHVELVNYFQREYQIDLDEMGFTRFCHTLEERALSHLPLMPGVARWLEDAASLGIRCAIVSSNRAQTIHSRLDFLGLRDYFAFILTADDATALKPDPDLYLQALQRAEITPKEALVIEDSMNGVRAAAAAGLRALAVPCSVTIGHAFDDAWWKLDSLEEVSLSEVLERFAREK; from the coding sequence ATGCTAAAATATTTATTCATCGACTTTGACGGTGTCATTACCGACACGGAAAAAGAAGTCTATCGCCTTATGCGCGAATGGATCCTCGAGCACACCGGTCATGCCCTGACACTGGAAGAATATGCCATTGCGGCGGGCGCATGGCATGTGGAATTGGTCAACTATTTTCAGCGGGAATATCAGATCGATCTGGATGAAATGGGCTTTACGCGCTTTTGCCATACCTTGGAAGAGAGGGCGCTCAGCCATCTTCCGCTCATGCCCGGCGTGGCACGCTGGTTAGAGGACGCCGCGTCCCTCGGCATTCGCTGTGCCATTGTCTCCTCGAATCGAGCCCAAACCATTCATTCGCGCCTGGATTTTTTAGGCCTTCGGGACTACTTCGCCTTCATTCTCACCGCGGACGATGCCACCGCCTTAAAGCCCGACCCGGATCTGTATCTGCAAGCCCTGCAACGAGCAGAGATCACGCCGAAGGAAGCACTGGTCATCGAAGATTCCATGAACGGCGTTCGTGCCGCCGCTGCTGCCGGCCTGCGCGCCTTGGCAGTACCCTGCAGCGTGACGATCGGCCATGCCTTTGACGATGCCTGGTGGAAGCTGGATTCGCTGGAAGAGGTCTCTCTATCTGAGGTGTTGGAGCGCTTTGCGCGGGAAAAGTAG
- a CDS encoding TAXI family TRAP transporter solute-binding subunit — MKKIVGILLAVAIICSLAACGKGQAPAPADSTSGAESVSTADSSTSKRTGELRITIGTAGTAGALYPMGVAMAETITKHVDGISATGESTAASIENLRNLHEGKMAMGISMSEICSYAYHGVSDYEGSAYTDIRAMFSTINNYLQVFTLKDSGIKSIADLKGKTVSMGAAGSGGEMAGRLLLGVYGLDYNTIKAQFMGESDGAAALKDHKIDAMIATHPLNSAALTELTTSCDAILLPVDNDEFYKTYPAYARCTVPAGTYPNNDKDVIIPQNSVIMCTSLNSGLTDDDVYEITKAIWENRDEWASSAKSVEKQAVWDSILKNIDIPLHPGVIRYFEEKGVTIPDGLKG; from the coding sequence ATGAAAAAGATCGTCGGAATTTTGCTTGCGGTCGCTATCATTTGCAGCTTGGCTGCCTGCGGCAAAGGTCAAGCACCAGCTCCTGCGGATAGCACCTCCGGTGCAGAGAGCGTCTCAACTGCGGATAGCTCTACGTCCAAGCGTACAGGAGAACTGCGCATCACAATCGGTACCGCCGGTACTGCCGGTGCTTTGTATCCCATGGGTGTGGCGATGGCAGAAACGATTACCAAACACGTAGACGGCATCTCGGCAACTGGTGAATCCACCGCAGCCTCCATCGAAAACTTGCGAAATCTCCATGAAGGCAAAATGGCTATGGGCATCTCTATGAGCGAAATTTGCTCCTATGCCTACCACGGCGTGAGCGACTATGAAGGTAGCGCCTATACGGATATTCGGGCGATGTTCTCTACCATCAATAACTATCTACAAGTCTTCACGTTGAAAGACAGCGGTATCAAATCCATTGCGGATCTGAAGGGTAAAACTGTCAGCATGGGCGCCGCAGGTAGCGGCGGGGAAATGGCCGGTCGATTACTTCTTGGTGTCTACGGCCTGGATTACAACACGATCAAGGCACAATTTATGGGTGAGTCCGATGGCGCAGCTGCTCTCAAAGATCATAAAATTGACGCTATGATCGCCACGCATCCTCTGAACTCGGCTGCGCTTACGGAACTCACCACTTCCTGTGATGCAATACTGTTGCCCGTTGACAACGATGAATTCTATAAAACCTATCCCGCCTATGCTCGTTGCACCGTACCTGCGGGGACGTATCCTAACAATGACAAGGACGTAATCATTCCACAGAACAGTGTCATTATGTGCACCTCTCTCAACAGTGGTCTGACGGATGACGATGTTTATGAAATCACCAAAGCCATCTGGGAAAATCGTGATGAATGGGCATCCAGCGCCAAGAGCGTAGAAAAACAAGCTGTCTGGGACTCCATTCTGAAGAATATCGATATTCCACTGCATCCCGGTGTTATTCGTTACTTTGAAGAAAAAGGAGTGACGATACCGGATGGTTTAAAGGGCTAA
- a CDS encoding circularly permuted type 2 ATP-grasp protein, protein MFYPEFTKDYIRRVMTHPDRYAEDAQSLIGESIEKRRLYHGMEVPMTYQGMFLTPQEVEIFQEMIHTMVSIGRKVTAEYVKNPAYRKGFHFDPAMEELILLDPGYDMPVPVGRYDIFYRGGGDYRFCELNTDGASAMNEDRVLGDLLLQSRIMQDMQKDWSLSRFSLFDSLVSVFLDRYRKIRGREAKSVAIVDVLDKGTRMEFDVYRDRFAAAGVRAVVADVRDLRFADGKLWAKDEKGEPLAIDLVYRRLVTSDFLAVRKEAKAFEEAYRAGAFLSFGSFRSQVMHAKTTFAMLHKEETLALLTPEEREFIARRIPMTWEITTPEEKAEVIEKKDAYILKPYNSYGSQGVVIGRDHTQNEWETLVNALPYAQYIAQEFVDNDPTPFLCLQNDPNAANGDGEEVLPIVRSLDDPKAVSFAQALKDAETPETAGAFVVKPFGHVLGCFLFDEQFAGCYVRIGQHNMISGLRDYFTAPTFVVTRRDRIR, encoded by the coding sequence ATGTTTTATCCTGAATTTACCAAAGACTATATTCGCCGGGTCATGACGCATCCCGATCGCTATGCCGAGGATGCGCAGTCCTTGATTGGCGAGAGTATTGAAAAAAGACGACTCTACCACGGCATGGAAGTACCCATGACGTATCAGGGCATGTTTTTAACGCCACAAGAAGTGGAAATCTTTCAGGAGATGATCCATACGATGGTCTCCATCGGTCGGAAGGTTACGGCGGAATATGTCAAAAATCCGGCGTATCGCAAGGGATTTCACTTCGATCCTGCGATGGAAGAACTGATTTTATTGGATCCGGGCTATGACATGCCCGTTCCGGTCGGTCGCTACGATATTTTTTATCGCGGCGGGGGAGACTACCGTTTTTGTGAGTTGAACACGGACGGCGCTTCCGCGATGAATGAAGATCGTGTTTTGGGCGATCTGCTCTTGCAAAGTCGGATTATGCAGGACATGCAAAAGGATTGGTCTCTTTCCCGTTTTTCCCTTTTTGATTCCTTGGTGTCGGTCTTTTTGGATCGCTATCGAAAAATTCGCGGACGCGAGGCGAAAAGTGTCGCCATCGTCGATGTCTTGGACAAAGGGACGCGAATGGAGTTCGATGTGTATCGCGACCGTTTTGCTGCCGCCGGGGTGCGCGCCGTGGTGGCCGACGTGCGCGACTTACGCTTTGCAGACGGTAAATTATGGGCAAAGGATGAAAAGGGAGAGCCGCTCGCGATTGATCTGGTGTATCGCCGGTTGGTGACCTCCGATTTTCTCGCCGTGCGCAAAGAGGCGAAGGCCTTTGAAGAAGCGTATCGTGCCGGTGCCTTTCTCTCTTTCGGATCCTTCCGTTCGCAAGTGATGCACGCCAAAACCACCTTTGCCATGTTGCATAAAGAGGAGACCCTGGCGTTGTTAACGCCGGAAGAAAGAGAATTCATTGCCCGGCGCATTCCTATGACGTGGGAAATCACCACGCCGGAAGAAAAAGCCGAGGTGATCGAAAAGAAAGATGCCTATATTCTCAAGCCCTATAACTCGTACGGTTCACAGGGCGTTGTCATCGGTCGGGATCATACACAGAACGAATGGGAAACGTTAGTGAATGCACTGCCGTATGCGCAATATATCGCACAGGAGTTTGTGGACAATGACCCGACTCCCTTCCTTTGCTTGCAAAACGATCCCAACGCGGCAAATGGGGACGGCGAAGAAGTGCTCCCCATTGTTAGATCTCTCGACGACCCCAAAGCTGTTTCCTTTGCCCAAGCCTTGAAGGATGCCGAAACGCCGGAAACCGCCGGAGCGTTTGTGGTGAAGCCTTTTGGCCATGTGCTCGGCTGTTTCCTCTTTGATGAGCAATTTGCGGGCTGCTATGTGCGCATCGGGCAACATAATATGATTTCGGGCTTACGAGATTATTTTACCGCGCCCACTTTTGTCGTCACGCGCCGGGACCGGATCCGCTAA
- a CDS encoding QueT transporter family protein, with protein MNKTQSYSSLLSARTMARQGIIAAVYVIFTLSGFGFSYGPVQFRYAEVMTWLAFFDPKNVIGLTLGCLVANIWSPFGAIDMIVGTLGTLLSTLLMAKVSSKWIASLFPAAFSFLYSGEAWFLGEITGDLFPLVTAQIMLSQFIITAIIGLPLWTVLWRNKLVREALADPVPARDDKSGRGKIIS; from the coding sequence ATGAACAAAACACAGTCCTATTCTTCTTTGCTATCGGCCAGAACCATGGCCCGTCAAGGCATCATTGCCGCCGTCTATGTGATTTTCACGCTTTCCGGCTTCGGCTTCAGTTACGGACCGGTCCAATTCCGCTACGCGGAAGTCATGACGTGGCTTGCCTTTTTCGATCCCAAAAACGTCATCGGCTTAACGCTTGGTTGTCTGGTGGCAAATATCTGGAGCCCGTTCGGCGCAATCGACATGATTGTCGGCACTCTGGGTACGTTGCTTTCGACGCTCTTGATGGCGAAAGTTTCCTCTAAATGGATTGCCTCGCTCTTTCCTGCGGCTTTTTCCTTTCTCTATAGCGGTGAGGCCTGGTTTTTAGGGGAAATCACAGGGGATCTGTTTCCCCTTGTAACCGCACAAATTATGCTCTCGCAATTCATCATCACGGCGATCATCGGGTTGCCGCTCTGGACCGTTTTATGGCGCAACAAGCTGGTTCGTGAAGCCTTAGCGGATCCGGTCCCGGCGCGTGACGACAAAAGTGGGCGCGGTAAAATAATCTCGTAA
- a CDS encoding TRAP transporter fused permease subunit has translation MNEKQSSKKKNILDVILAIVCLAAAIFHIFISWNTSISIIQQRVFHVFVMILIFFLMKCSASTKAEKKFSATIYGVCSLLSIVSGCYFLLRTNLDVMLKRSIRGASDIEILFGVLLIICVMYLAWRTVGWALSILSAIFLLYAIAGPYMPDIISHRGYTIPYITNYVSWTSESIFGTCVSACVSFVALYIIFGELLDKFGAGQFFIDIAYALTGRMKGGPAEAAVVSSALMGSINGSAVANVVTTGTFTIPLMKKVGYRPEFAGAVEAVASTGGQILPPVMGAAAFVMADLTGIPYSTIIIAAIVPGILYYLSLGISVYLEADKRGLEAELPENLPQIKQVLKEGWYYGLPIITLIVALLGFNLSANYSALFSIGVLLVIGFGKEWFRNRRLPFREVFEALVKASKTTVSVTIACACAGIVIGIVSMTGIGIKFTSIVFQLSGGNIILMLLLVMLACIVMGMGLPSTAAYIIAATVGVPTLVAAGISTLAANLFVFYFAIMSFITPPVAVAAYAAAGLADTSASKTGWQAFMLGMPGFIIPFVYVFNPALLIVDTSTIDTLYIVVLATFGVILTSIAVIGWFKGKLHPIIRLLIAISAILMFVSGTIYDIIGVVMGVAIMGYLLVTRKKRVAA, from the coding sequence ATGAACGAAAAACAAAGTTCAAAAAAAAAGAATATACTGGACGTGATCCTTGCTATCGTGTGCCTTGCAGCGGCGATCTTTCATATTTTTATTTCCTGGAATACCTCTATAAGCATTATTCAACAACGAGTATTTCACGTTTTTGTAATGATTCTTATTTTCTTCCTTATGAAATGCTCTGCCTCTACAAAAGCGGAAAAGAAATTCTCTGCCACAATCTACGGCGTCTGTTCCCTATTATCGATAGTCTCCGGATGCTATTTTCTCCTGCGCACAAACCTGGATGTGATGTTAAAGCGAAGCATTCGAGGCGCTTCGGATATAGAGATTCTCTTTGGAGTTCTTTTAATTATTTGTGTCATGTATTTGGCTTGGCGAACAGTGGGTTGGGCCCTTTCCATTCTTAGCGCTATTTTTCTACTATATGCTATTGCCGGACCATACATGCCGGATATTATCTCTCACCGAGGCTACACGATTCCCTATATTACAAATTATGTTTCTTGGACAAGCGAATCCATTTTTGGAACTTGCGTTAGTGCCTGCGTTTCTTTTGTTGCGCTATACATTATATTTGGCGAACTGTTAGATAAATTCGGTGCCGGCCAGTTCTTTATTGATATCGCTTATGCGCTTACCGGTCGCATGAAAGGAGGCCCGGCCGAAGCAGCCGTAGTGTCCAGCGCACTGATGGGTTCTATCAATGGCAGCGCCGTAGCCAATGTTGTTACCACCGGAACCTTTACGATTCCTTTAATGAAAAAAGTGGGATACCGGCCTGAATTTGCGGGTGCTGTAGAAGCGGTCGCTTCAACCGGAGGACAGATCCTTCCTCCCGTTATGGGAGCAGCGGCTTTTGTTATGGCCGATTTAACAGGTATTCCCTATTCAACCATCATCATTGCTGCTATCGTACCCGGTATCCTCTACTATTTAAGTCTTGGTATATCGGTCTATCTGGAAGCGGATAAACGCGGACTGGAAGCAGAACTCCCGGAAAACTTACCGCAGATTAAACAGGTCCTCAAAGAAGGTTGGTACTACGGATTACCTATTATTACCTTAATTGTCGCTTTACTTGGATTTAACCTCTCCGCTAACTATTCCGCTCTGTTCAGCATTGGCGTGCTGCTTGTCATCGGCTTTGGAAAAGAGTGGTTTAGGAATCGACGTCTTCCCTTCCGCGAAGTGTTCGAAGCCCTTGTCAAAGCCTCTAAAACCACCGTTTCGGTAACGATCGCCTGTGCTTGTGCGGGAATTGTGATTGGTATCGTCTCTATGACCGGCATCGGAATCAAGTTTACAAGTATCGTATTTCAGCTCTCCGGCGGCAATATTATTCTCATGCTCCTCTTGGTCATGCTGGCCTGCATTGTCATGGGCATGGGGCTTCCCAGCACCGCCGCTTATATTATTGCTGCTACCGTCGGCGTTCCTACACTGGTCGCTGCCGGAATTTCAACGCTTGCTGCTAATCTATTTGTATTCTACTTTGCTATCATGTCGTTTATCACGCCACCGGTTGCTGTTGCGGCCTATGCCGCTGCCGGTTTAGCGGATACAAGCGCCAGCAAGACCGGTTGGCAAGCATTTATGCTGGGAATGCCCGGCTTTATCATCCCGTTCGTTTATGTTTTTAATCCGGCATTACTCATTGTGGATACATCGACGATTGACACGCTTTACATTGTAGTGCTAGCAACATTCGGTGTAATTCTCACCTCCATTGCCGTAATTGGCTGGTTTAAAGGGAAGTTACATCCAATAATCCGGCTCCTCATCGCCATCAGTGCCATCCTCATGTTTGTCAGTGGAACGATCTATGATATTATCGGGGTCGTAATGGGAGTTGCAATTATGGGCTATCTTTTGGTCACCAGAAAAAAGCGCGTTGCTGCATAA
- a CDS encoding YcxB family protein, with protein sequence MEYVFYEDRLTAKTEAGNSEVPYDKLYQVMETNTNFYLLVGANQSFAVKKADCTKELLARLQRLHQARGAERDNFHAHKRESERKRKVSYTALATL encoded by the coding sequence GTGGAATATGTCTTCTACGAGGATCGCTTGACAGCAAAGACGGAAGCAGGAAATTCGGAAGTGCCCTATGACAAGCTGTATCAAGTGATGGAAACAAATACGAATTTTTATCTTTTGGTCGGTGCAAACCAAAGTTTTGCGGTCAAAAAGGCCGACTGTACGAAGGAATTATTGGCGCGGCTTCAAAGACTTCATCAGGCGAGAGGTGCGGAAAGGGATAACTTTCACGCGCATAAGCGGGAAAGCGAGAGAAAAAGAAAAGTTTCGTACACAGCATTAGCGACACTATAG
- a CDS encoding HigA family addiction module antitoxin: protein MRDYIETPKMSEILWEEFMAPLELSAYRLAQDINVPVSRIQDILHDRRKVSADTSVRLGKYFGVSPRYFLNLQGDIDVRNIEHTMKEELEQIKTTHYA, encoded by the coding sequence ATGAGAGACTATATTGAAACTCCGAAGATGAGCGAGATTTTGTGGGAGGAGTTTATGGCTCCGCTGGAGCTATCAGCTTATAGATTGGCACAGGACATTAACGTTCCTGTGTCTCGCATTCAGGACATACTTCACGACAGACGCAAAGTGTCTGCGGATACATCTGTGCGCCTGGGGAAATATTTCGGTGTATCGCCTAGGTACTTTCTAAATCTTCAGGGAGATATTGATGTGCGTAACATTGAGCACACGATGAAGGAAGAACTGGAACAAATCAAAACGACGCATTATGCATAA